Proteins encoded within one genomic window of Prauserella marina:
- a CDS encoding GNAT family N-acetyltransferase, which produces MPEGEGGTAALTARSATEADAELLLEWRNDPVTRQWSRNTEPVAPADHEAWLRRVLGSPDRLLFVVGAPEGDVGTVRFDRTGESSRTAWEVSITLAPSFRGRGMAAGVLAAGERALLAEHDATAVLATVHEDNAASMALFERAGYRKQQSVEGRFPVLRKELENR; this is translated from the coding sequence ATGCCGGAGGGTGAAGGCGGCACCGCCGCGCTGACCGCGCGCTCCGCCACAGAGGCGGACGCGGAACTGCTGCTCGAATGGCGCAACGACCCCGTGACGCGGCAGTGGTCGCGAAACACCGAACCCGTCGCGCCTGCCGACCACGAGGCGTGGCTGCGGCGCGTGCTCGGCTCGCCGGACAGGCTCCTTTTCGTCGTGGGCGCTCCCGAGGGAGACGTCGGCACGGTGCGGTTCGACCGCACGGGGGAGAGCTCCCGGACGGCGTGGGAGGTCAGCATCACGCTCGCGCCCTCGTTCAGGGGACGGGGAATGGCGGCCGGTGTGCTCGCGGCGGGTGAGCGCGCGTTGCTCGCCGAGCACGACGCGACCGCTGTGCTAGCTACGGTGCACGAGGACAACGCGGCGTCGATGGCGCTGTTCGAGAGGGCCGGTTACCGGAAGCAGCAGTCGGTCGAAGGCCGGTTTCCGGTGCTGCGCAAGGAACTGGAGAATCGGTGA
- the pseI gene encoding pseudaminic acid synthase, with protein MSVRIGKHELGRQHPPFVIAEVSGNHNGDLGRALAIVDAVAEAGAQAVKLQTYRPDTITIDADGPAFRLSEGHELWGGQNLYRLYEKAHTPWEWHEPLFARAREHGLEVFSSPFDPTAVELLESLDAPAYKIASSEIVDLPLVELCAGTGKPLVISTGMATVAEIDAAVRVARQAGNDQLVVLACTASYPAAPEESNLRGIPVLGEVTGSLVGLSDHTPGIGAPVAAVALGACAIEKHVTLSREDGGVDSAFSLEPSELAQLVTETRRAWQALGEPVLGPKPSELEGLRLRRSLYVVADVREGERVTEHNVRSIRPAGGLPPADITKVLGRTFRADAVKGTPLTWDLI; from the coding sequence ATGTCGGTCCGCATCGGGAAGCACGAACTCGGCAGGCAGCACCCGCCCTTCGTCATCGCCGAGGTCTCCGGCAACCACAACGGTGATCTCGGCAGGGCGCTCGCGATCGTCGACGCCGTCGCCGAAGCCGGTGCGCAGGCGGTGAAACTACAGACCTACCGGCCGGACACGATCACCATCGACGCCGACGGTCCCGCTTTCCGGCTCAGCGAAGGGCACGAGCTGTGGGGCGGGCAGAACCTGTACCGGTTGTACGAGAAGGCCCACACGCCGTGGGAATGGCACGAACCGCTGTTCGCGCGTGCCCGCGAACACGGGCTCGAAGTGTTTTCGAGTCCCTTCGACCCGACGGCCGTCGAACTGCTCGAATCACTCGACGCGCCCGCGTACAAGATCGCGTCGTCGGAGATCGTCGACCTGCCGCTCGTCGAACTGTGTGCCGGTACGGGCAAACCGCTCGTGATTTCGACGGGAATGGCGACCGTCGCCGAGATCGACGCCGCCGTGCGCGTGGCGAGGCAGGCGGGCAACGATCAGCTCGTCGTACTGGCCTGCACGGCCAGCTACCCCGCCGCTCCCGAGGAGAGCAACCTGCGCGGCATTCCCGTGCTCGGTGAGGTGACCGGTTCGCTGGTCGGCCTCTCCGACCACACGCCGGGAATCGGTGCTCCCGTCGCGGCCGTCGCACTCGGGGCGTGTGCCATCGAGAAGCACGTGACGTTGTCCCGCGAAGACGGAGGTGTCGATTCGGCGTTCTCGCTGGAGCCGTCCGAACTGGCACAGCTCGTCACCGAGACCAGGAGGGCATGGCAGGCGCTCGGCGAGCCGGTACTCGGCCCGAAGCCGAGCGAGCTGGAAGGGTTGCGGCTGCGCCGCTCGCTCTACGTCGTCGCCGACGTCCGCGAGGGCGAGCGGGTCACCGAGCACAACGTCCGCTCGATCAGGCCCGCCGGTGGACTTCCGCCCGCCGACATCACCAAGGTGCTCGGTCGCACCTTCCGCGCCGATGCCGTCAAAGGCACCCCGCTCACCTGGGATCTGATCTAG
- a CDS encoding DegT/DnrJ/EryC1/StrS family aminotransferase: MASDFLPYGRQSLGDDEIAAVAEVLRGDWLTTGPSVTRFEADLAEHLGGTPAVAVTSGTAALHVAYAAAGVGAGDEVVTSPLTFVATAATAALHGAKVVFADVEQDTGNLDPEAARAAAGPNTRVVAAVDYAGHPADLDALRTVAESADALLLEDAAHSIGGALNGRPVGSIADVTTFSFFATKNLTTAEGGAVASPSPDLLANAAAFRNHGLVREKAAQRYPDEGDWHQEVHAFGLNYRLPDVLCALGIAQLRKLAAFKSRRAEIHQRYDKAFAGLDQVRTPVTRAGADPMWHLYPLRARDGRRKALFEHLRSKGIGVQVNYIPAYWHPVFEDLGYRRGLCPNAERYYEEELSLPLFPGLTDSDVDRVIDAVREFLGA; the protein is encoded by the coding sequence ATGGCTAGCGATTTCCTCCCCTACGGCAGGCAGTCGCTCGGCGACGACGAGATCGCCGCCGTGGCAGAGGTGCTGCGGGGCGACTGGCTGACGACGGGCCCTTCGGTGACCCGCTTCGAGGCCGACCTCGCCGAACACCTCGGGGGAACTCCCGCCGTCGCCGTGACGTCGGGTACCGCCGCGTTGCACGTCGCCTACGCTGCCGCCGGGGTCGGTGCGGGCGACGAGGTGGTGACGAGCCCGCTGACCTTCGTCGCGACTGCCGCGACCGCGGCGCTGCACGGGGCGAAGGTAGTTTTCGCCGACGTCGAGCAGGACACCGGAAACCTCGATCCCGAAGCGGCCCGAGCAGCGGCCGGACCGAACACCAGGGTCGTCGCCGCCGTCGACTACGCGGGCCATCCCGCCGATCTCGACGCGTTGCGGACGGTCGCCGAATCGGCGGACGCACTGCTACTGGAGGACGCGGCCCATTCGATCGGTGGAGCGCTGAACGGAAGGCCGGTCGGCTCGATCGCCGATGTCACCACATTCTCGTTCTTCGCGACCAAGAACCTCACCACCGCCGAGGGTGGCGCGGTCGCCTCGCCGTCGCCCGACCTGCTCGCCAACGCCGCCGCGTTCCGCAACCACGGCCTCGTGCGCGAGAAGGCGGCCCAGCGCTACCCTGACGAGGGCGACTGGCACCAGGAAGTGCACGCGTTCGGACTGAACTACCGGCTTCCCGACGTACTGTGCGCGCTAGGCATCGCGCAGCTGCGCAAACTCGCCGCTTTCAAGAGCAGGCGCGCCGAGATCCACCAGCGCTACGACAAGGCGTTCGCCGGTCTCGACCAGGTGCGCACCCCGGTCACCAGGGCCGGAGCCGACCCGATGTGGCACCTCTACCCGCTGCGCGCGCGCGACGGCCGCCGCAAGGCGCTGTTCGAGCATTTGCGGAGCAAAGGCATCGGCGTTCAGGTCAACTACATCCCCGCGTACTGGCACCCGGTTTTCGAAGACCTCGGCTACCGCAGAGGGCTGTGCCCCAACGCCGAGCGCTACTACGAGGAAGAGCTGTCGCTGCCGCTGTTCCCCGGCCTGACCGACTCCGACGTGGACAGGGTCATCGACGCGGTACGCGAGTTTCTGGGTGCCTAG
- the pseB gene encoding UDP-N-acetylglucosamine 4,6-dehydratase (inverting): MAELDGASILLTGGTGSFGKAFINFALTELDPRRLVVLSRDELKQYEVRRQFGDDPRLRFFIGDVRDRRRLERAMHGVDYVVHAAALKQVDTGEYNPFEFVQTNVMGSQNVIEAAIETGVRKVVALSTDKASSPINLYGATKLCADRMFISANHYAATHPTRFAVVRYGNVMGSRGSVIPFFRSLAERGESLPITHKEMTRFWITLPQAVRFVVDSFDLMNGGELYVPRIPSMRLVDLAQAIAPGSPMHEVGVRPGEKLHEEMIAPDDARRTLRLSDRYVVQPHIAGWGYEPPTEGSPVADGFAYRSDTNDLWLDTDQLHELIAEHG, translated from the coding sequence ATGGCCGAGCTCGACGGTGCGAGCATCCTGCTCACCGGGGGTACGGGCTCGTTCGGCAAGGCGTTCATCAACTTCGCGCTCACCGAACTCGACCCACGGCGGCTCGTGGTGCTCTCACGAGACGAGCTCAAGCAGTACGAGGTGCGCAGGCAGTTCGGCGACGACCCACGACTGCGGTTCTTCATCGGCGACGTCCGCGACCGGCGCAGGCTCGAACGCGCGATGCACGGCGTCGACTACGTCGTGCACGCAGCCGCGCTCAAGCAGGTCGACACCGGCGAGTACAACCCGTTCGAATTCGTCCAGACGAACGTGATGGGTTCGCAGAACGTCATCGAAGCCGCGATCGAGACCGGTGTCCGCAAGGTCGTCGCGCTGTCGACGGACAAGGCATCGAGCCCGATCAACCTCTACGGCGCGACGAAGCTGTGCGCCGACCGGATGTTCATCAGCGCGAACCACTACGCCGCCACCCACCCGACCAGGTTCGCCGTCGTGCGCTACGGCAACGTCATGGGGTCGAGGGGCAGCGTCATCCCGTTCTTCCGGTCACTCGCCGAGCGGGGCGAGTCGCTGCCCATCACGCACAAGGAGATGACCAGGTTCTGGATCACGCTCCCCCAGGCCGTGCGGTTCGTCGTCGACTCGTTCGACCTCATGAACGGCGGGGAGCTCTACGTTCCGCGCATTCCGAGCATGCGGCTCGTCGACCTCGCGCAGGCCATCGCGCCAGGCAGCCCCATGCACGAGGTCGGGGTGCGGCCCGGCGAGAAGCTGCACGAGGAGATGATCGCGCCCGACGACGCGCGGCGGACGCTTCGGCTTTCCGACCGCTACGTCGTTCAGCCGCACATCGCGGGCTGGGGCTACGAACCCCCCACGGAAGGCAGCCCCGTCGCCGACGGTTTCGCCTACCGGTCGGACACCAACGACCTGTGGCTCGACACCGACCAGCTGCACGAGCTGATCGCCGAACATGGCTAG
- a CDS encoding cytidylyltransferase domain-containing protein encodes MSSMPNSPVVNVVVQARASSTRLPGKVLRSLGGRSVLGWVVRAAIASAQGRVIVATSEAADDDAVADEAALHGAEVVRGPLDDVLGRFLLACELHPADAVVRLTADCPLHDPALIGQLTAMWLADPSLDYVSTTLVRTLPRGFDAELVRVPVLAEQGEVSHGPHREHVTYGVYGDPGRYSCAGLVVAPPADDLRVTLDTAADWDLLTGVVAELGDRPPRWQDVVALLRARPDLVALNADVEQKEAGSA; translated from the coding sequence ATGTCATCCATGCCGAACAGCCCTGTCGTGAACGTCGTGGTTCAAGCTCGGGCGTCCTCGACAAGATTGCCAGGCAAAGTGCTGCGCTCGCTCGGCGGTCGCAGTGTGCTCGGCTGGGTCGTGCGTGCCGCGATCGCGAGCGCGCAAGGCCGAGTCATCGTCGCCACCTCGGAAGCGGCCGACGACGACGCCGTCGCCGACGAGGCCGCTCTGCACGGTGCCGAGGTCGTGCGAGGGCCGCTCGACGACGTGCTCGGCAGGTTCCTGCTGGCCTGTGAGCTCCATCCAGCCGATGCGGTGGTCCGGCTGACCGCGGACTGCCCCCTGCACGATCCGGCCCTGATCGGCCAGCTCACGGCCATGTGGCTGGCCGACCCTTCGCTCGACTACGTCAGTACGACCTTGGTGCGCACGTTGCCCCGAGGATTCGACGCCGAGCTGGTGCGGGTTCCGGTCCTCGCCGAGCAGGGTGAGGTATCGCACGGCCCGCACCGCGAGCACGTGACGTACGGCGTCTACGGGGACCCGGGGCGTTACTCCTGTGCTGGTCTCGTGGTCGCGCCGCCTGCCGACGACCTGCGGGTGACCCTCGATACCGCCGCGGACTGGGACCTGTTGACCGGCGTCGTGGCCGAGCTGGGCGACCGGCCTCCTCGCTGGCAGGACGTCGTCGCGCTGCTCAGGGCACGGCCGGACCTCGTCGCGCTGAACGCGGACGTCGAGCAGAAGGAAGCGGGCAGCGCGTGA
- a CDS encoding spore coat protein — MKVVLRADSSRLIGAGHVARMVAVAEEASARGWSVSFAGDTGNAEFLTARLAELAVPVLPPDAPSDGADAVIVDHYGIGELRAEVNATGALLVSFEDGPFGRRAADIVVDCGFDPAPRPDDGSPIVLAGAEFAPLRQVVVAARAERARRAADTSDVPSVLVVLGGGGVWQDTVVELLTALRDTGMPFAAEALVRGEPALPEPAPGQRFVLSEPGDGLLGKLVASDLVVSAAGVTLYELCCVGVPSALVQLVDNQAAGYESAVGNGLAVGLGSAADLRDAAGTLAKLLADPSARYRIASTAAGVVDGKGAGRVLDALAGALR; from the coding sequence GTGAAGGTCGTATTGCGTGCGGACTCCTCACGCCTGATCGGTGCTGGGCACGTCGCTCGGATGGTCGCGGTCGCGGAGGAGGCGAGTGCTCGCGGCTGGTCGGTGAGCTTCGCGGGCGACACCGGCAACGCCGAATTCCTCACCGCGAGGCTCGCGGAGCTGGCCGTCCCAGTGCTTCCGCCCGATGCGCCCTCCGACGGCGCGGACGCGGTGATCGTCGATCACTACGGCATCGGTGAACTGCGGGCCGAGGTCAACGCGACGGGGGCGCTGCTGGTGTCCTTCGAGGACGGGCCGTTCGGGAGGAGGGCCGCCGACATCGTGGTCGACTGCGGGTTCGATCCCGCGCCCCGGCCCGACGACGGCTCACCGATCGTGCTCGCGGGCGCCGAGTTCGCGCCGTTGCGCCAGGTCGTGGTTGCCGCGCGGGCCGAGCGTGCTCGCCGAGCCGCCGACACCTCCGACGTGCCGAGCGTGCTCGTCGTGCTCGGCGGCGGGGGAGTCTGGCAGGACACGGTCGTCGAACTGCTCACCGCGTTGCGGGACACGGGGATGCCGTTCGCCGCCGAAGCGCTCGTCAGGGGAGAGCCCGCGTTGCCGGAACCGGCGCCTGGACAGCGGTTCGTGCTGTCCGAGCCGGGAGACGGCTTGCTCGGCAAGCTCGTCGCCAGCGATCTCGTGGTGAGCGCGGCCGGGGTGACGCTGTACGAGCTGTGCTGTGTCGGCGTGCCGAGCGCACTTGTTCAGCTCGTCGACAACCAGGCGGCGGGATACGAGTCGGCCGTCGGCAACGGGCTGGCCGTGGGACTCGGCAGCGCGGCCGACCTGCGTGACGCGGCCGGGACACTCGCGAAACTCCTCGCCGACCCGAGCGCGCGCTACCGTATCGCGAGCACGGCGGCAGGCGTGGTCGACGGTAAGGGAGCGGGAAGAGTGCTCGATGCGCTCGCGGGGGCACTCCGGTGA
- a CDS encoding bacterial proteasome activator family protein, with the protein MTEPNSPNSHTAGSQEGEQSHHVVVVGPDGSPVGAARIGPTAEGEKSESVGDMVEEPAKVMRIGTMIKQLLEEVRAAPLDEASRNRLREIHATSIKELENALAPELQEELERLVSPFTDGSTPSDAELRIAQAQLVGWLEGLFHGIQTALFAQQMAARSQLEHMRRGLPPGTGGAEAPGGIGNPGQYL; encoded by the coding sequence ATGACCGAGCCCAATTCCCCGAATTCACATACAGCCGGTAGCCAGGAGGGTGAACAATCACACCACGTGGTGGTCGTTGGCCCCGATGGTTCGCCGGTGGGTGCGGCGCGGATCGGACCGACCGCGGAGGGTGAGAAGAGCGAATCGGTCGGTGACATGGTCGAAGAACCGGCCAAGGTGATGCGCATCGGCACGATGATCAAGCAGCTTCTCGAAGAGGTGCGCGCGGCTCCGCTCGACGAGGCCAGCCGCAACCGGCTCCGCGAGATCCACGCGACGTCGATCAAGGAACTGGAGAACGCGCTCGCGCCCGAACTCCAGGAGGAGCTTGAGCGGCTGGTATCGCCGTTCACCGACGGCAGCACGCCTTCCGACGCCGAACTGCGGATCGCCCAAGCTCAGCTCGTCGGCTGGCTGGAAGGTCTGTTCCACGGCATCCAGACCGCGCTCTTCGCGCAGCAGATGGCGGCCCGCTCCCAGCTCGAACACATGCGGCGCGGCCTGCCTCCCGGCACGGGCGGCGCCGAGGCACCCGGCGGCATCGGCAACCCCGGGCAGTACCTCTGA
- a CDS encoding cysteine desulfurase-like protein produces MAFDVARIRGLFPALGDGWIHFDGAAGMLVPEQVASAVSTAMRAPVSGPGGAFPASQRAETIVAAARRSVADLVGGHPDGVVLGPSASVLLGRLVDALSYRWTLGDEVVVSRLDEQANIAPWVRVAKRIGANVRWGEIDIENCELPAWQYENLVNARTKAVAITCASGSVGTRPDVPTVVEIAKRVGATVIVDATYAAPFVPLDLNALGADVVVLSAQAWGGPAVGALVFRDPELLEKLPSVSLEPGARGPARLELGPHAYPLLAGVVASVDYLAGLDDAAGGSRRERLLTSLGSAKSYHAGLLAQLSTELRSLRHVMVIGDAMRRIPVLAFTVADKKAAEVAEYLASQGLCAFADEGTSGLFAALGVGEVGGAVRIGLAHYSNVFEINQLVRVLEELG; encoded by the coding sequence ATGGCGTTTGACGTCGCTCGGATCCGTGGGTTGTTTCCCGCACTGGGTGACGGCTGGATTCACTTCGATGGTGCTGCCGGAATGCTGGTGCCCGAACAGGTCGCTTCCGCGGTTTCCACGGCGATGCGGGCTCCGGTTTCCGGGCCTGGCGGAGCATTTCCGGCCTCCCAGCGTGCGGAGACCATCGTGGCTGCCGCGCGCCGTTCCGTCGCCGATCTCGTCGGAGGCCACCCTGACGGGGTCGTGCTGGGGCCAAGCGCCTCCGTGTTGCTCGGCAGGCTTGTCGACGCGCTCTCCTACCGCTGGACCCTCGGCGACGAAGTCGTCGTTTCCCGCCTCGACGAACAGGCCAACATCGCGCCGTGGGTGCGGGTCGCGAAGCGAATCGGTGCCAACGTCCGCTGGGGCGAGATCGACATCGAGAACTGCGAACTGCCTGCGTGGCAGTACGAAAACCTGGTCAACGCCCGCACCAAGGCCGTCGCGATCACCTGTGCCTCCGGTTCCGTCGGCACCAGGCCCGACGTGCCGACGGTCGTCGAGATCGCGAAGCGGGTCGGCGCGACCGTCATCGTCGATGCCACCTACGCCGCGCCGTTCGTCCCGCTCGACCTGAACGCGCTCGGGGCCGATGTCGTTGTGCTCTCCGCGCAGGCGTGGGGAGGACCCGCGGTCGGGGCGCTGGTCTTCCGCGATCCCGAGTTGCTGGAGAAGCTGCCTTCGGTGTCGCTGGAGCCAGGGGCACGTGGTCCGGCGCGGCTGGAACTGGGGCCGCACGCCTACCCTTTACTCGCCGGTGTCGTCGCCTCCGTCGACTATCTCGCCGGCCTGGACGACGCGGCGGGCGGTTCGCGCAGGGAGCGGTTGCTGACGTCGCTCGGCTCGGCGAAGTCCTACCATGCGGGTCTTCTCGCCCAGCTTTCGACGGAACTGCGGTCGCTGAGGCACGTCATGGTCATCGGCGACGCCATGCGGCGCATCCCGGTGCTGGCTTTCACCGTCGCGGACAAGAAGGCGGCCGAGGTCGCCGAATACCTTGCCTCGCAGGGACTGTGTGCCTTCGCGGACGAGGGCACGAGCGGGTTGTTCGCCGCGCTTGGCGTCGGTGAGGTCGGCGGAGCCGTCCGCATCGGACTCGCGCACTACTCCAACGTCTTCGAGATCAACCAACTGGTGCGGGTGCTCGAAGAACTCGGCTGA
- a CDS encoding NAD(P)H-quinone oxidoreductase, with translation MHAITIREPGGPENLEWTEVPDPVAGEGEVLIDVTATAVNRADLLQRKGNYAPPPGTSDIMGLECSGTIAALGEGVEGWQVGDEVCALLAGGGYAEKVAVPAVQLLPVPGEVELAAAAGLPEVACTVWSNVVMLAGLGEGDVLLVHGGAGGIGTHAIQTGKALGATVAVTAGSAERLESCRQLGADIVINYREQDFVEELRKETGGADVILDNMGAKYLDRNIDALATGGRLVVIGMQGGIKAELNLGKLIMKRASVAATTLRARPVEEKGAIVADVRERLWPLVERGTVQPVIGQVLPLAEAADAHRALEEGGVFGKILLMAK, from the coding sequence ATGCACGCGATCACGATCCGCGAGCCAGGCGGCCCCGAAAACCTGGAGTGGACCGAGGTTCCCGACCCGGTCGCAGGCGAAGGCGAGGTGCTCATCGACGTCACCGCGACGGCGGTCAACCGCGCGGACCTGCTCCAGCGGAAGGGCAACTACGCGCCGCCTCCCGGCACGAGCGACATCATGGGCCTCGAATGCTCCGGCACCATCGCCGCGCTCGGTGAAGGTGTCGAAGGCTGGCAGGTCGGCGACGAGGTGTGCGCGTTGCTCGCCGGCGGTGGCTACGCGGAGAAGGTCGCGGTACCCGCCGTCCAACTGCTTCCGGTTCCCGGTGAGGTGGAGCTCGCGGCGGCGGCGGGGCTGCCGGAGGTCGCCTGCACGGTGTGGTCGAACGTCGTCATGCTCGCCGGACTCGGCGAAGGCGATGTACTGCTCGTACACGGTGGCGCGGGCGGCATCGGCACGCACGCCATCCAGACCGGCAAGGCGCTCGGCGCGACGGTCGCGGTGACGGCGGGATCGGCCGAGCGGCTGGAAAGCTGCCGCCAGCTCGGCGCCGACATCGTGATCAACTATCGCGAGCAGGACTTCGTCGAGGAGCTGCGCAAGGAAACCGGCGGCGCCGACGTCATCCTCGACAACATGGGCGCGAAGTACCTCGACCGCAACATCGACGCGCTCGCCACCGGCGGCAGGCTCGTCGTCATCGGCATGCAGGGCGGCATCAAGGCCGAACTGAACCTTGGCAAGCTGATCATGAAACGGGCGAGCGTTGCCGCGACGACGCTGCGGGCACGGCCCGTCGAGGAGAAGGGCGCCATCGTCGCCGATGTCCGCGAACGCCTGTGGCCGCTGGTCGAGCGCGGAACCGTGCAACCGGTGATCGGTCAGGTGCTGCCACTCGCGGAAGCGGCCGACGCGCACAGGGCACTCGAAGAGGGCGGCGTCTTCGGCAAGATCCTGCTGATGGCCAAGTAG
- a CDS encoding M28 family metallopeptidase, whose product MSSHGGRSRSAKSAVVLAACAGLVLTSAGTAVGAQQGSQGGLADKLARKVSVDNINRHLIAMQRIADVEGGRAASTNGHARSAEYIAGKLEAAGYSVTRQEFPFTYTETLAESLSVDGTDVPIIVMSYSPSTPEGGLTAPLAVVAPDDTPGCEAADYGDATGNIVLVQRGACSFAEKQAAAADAGAVGAIIYNNEEGDLNGTLGDPSAARIPTGGITMAAGQELAGQDGAEVNLDLRTFQEDRTSYNVIAETKTGRKDNVVMAGAHLDSVPHGPGINDNGTGSAALLETALQLGGKPKTSNAVRFAWWSAEEFGLVGSTHYVNSLSFEQQLDIALYLNFDMIGSPNAGYFVYDGDDSDGEGAGAGPYGSAQIEASFVDRLGALGIETEGTDFDGRSDYGEFIAVGIPAGGLFTGAEGLKTAEQAAKWGGQADVSYDPCYHQTCDNLGNVDRAALDRNADAMAWVTGKYATSTEEVNGVVPEKGKNRAKVADQRAAQRTLAAEHSHTDAA is encoded by the coding sequence ATGTCATCTCATGGAGGCAGATCGAGGTCGGCGAAGTCGGCGGTAGTGCTCGCCGCGTGCGCGGGGCTCGTCCTCACCAGTGCGGGGACGGCAGTGGGAGCGCAGCAGGGATCCCAGGGCGGACTCGCCGACAAGCTCGCACGCAAAGTCTCGGTCGACAACATCAACAGGCATCTCATCGCGATGCAGCGCATCGCGGACGTGGAAGGCGGAAGGGCAGCGAGCACGAACGGGCACGCCCGCTCGGCGGAATACATCGCAGGCAAGCTCGAAGCCGCTGGGTACTCGGTGACAAGGCAGGAGTTTCCGTTCACCTACACCGAGACGCTCGCCGAGAGCCTGAGCGTCGACGGAACCGATGTCCCGATCATCGTCATGAGCTACAGCCCCTCCACCCCGGAAGGCGGCCTCACGGCCCCGCTCGCCGTCGTCGCGCCCGACGACACTCCAGGGTGTGAGGCCGCGGACTACGGCGACGCGACCGGCAACATCGTGCTGGTCCAGCGCGGCGCGTGCTCGTTCGCGGAGAAGCAGGCCGCCGCCGCCGACGCGGGCGCGGTCGGCGCCATCATCTACAACAACGAGGAGGGCGACCTCAACGGCACGCTGGGCGATCCGTCCGCTGCCAGGATCCCCACCGGTGGCATCACGATGGCCGCCGGTCAGGAGCTCGCCGGGCAGGACGGCGCCGAGGTGAACCTCGATCTGCGAACCTTCCAGGAGGACCGCACCAGCTACAACGTCATCGCCGAAACCAAGACGGGCCGCAAGGACAACGTCGTGATGGCCGGTGCCCACCTCGACAGCGTGCCCCACGGGCCTGGCATCAACGACAACGGTACGGGCTCGGCCGCGCTGCTGGAGACCGCGCTACAGCTCGGTGGGAAGCCGAAGACGAGCAACGCGGTGAGGTTCGCGTGGTGGAGCGCCGAGGAGTTCGGACTCGTCGGATCGACCCACTACGTCAACTCGCTGTCGTTCGAGCAGCAACTCGACATCGCGTTGTACCTGAACTTCGACATGATCGGCTCGCCGAACGCGGGGTACTTCGTCTACGACGGCGACGACTCCGACGGCGAAGGCGCGGGGGCAGGCCCCTACGGTTCGGCACAGATCGAGGCGTCCTTCGTCGACCGGCTCGGCGCGCTCGGTATCGAGACCGAGGGCACCGACTTCGACGGCAGATCCGACTACGGTGAGTTCATCGCCGTCGGCATCCCCGCAGGAGGTTTGTTCACCGGAGCGGAAGGTCTCAAGACGGCCGAACAGGCGGCGAAGTGGGGCGGACAGGCCGACGTCTCCTACGACCCGTGCTATCACCAGACCTGCGACAACCTCGGAAACGTCGACAGGGCGGCACTCGACCGCAACGCCGACGCCATGGCGTGGGTGACCGGCAAGTACGCGACCAGTACCGAAGAGGTCAACGGGGTCGTGCCGGAGAAGGGCAAGAACAGGGCGAAGGTGGCGGACCAGCGGGCCGCGCAGCGGACACTGGCCGCTGAGCACTCGCACACCGACGCTGCCTGA
- a CDS encoding MarR family winged helix-turn-helix transcriptional regulator, whose amino-acid sequence MTEVSDDVRWLSDTEMVAWRSYIVSTFMLRQRLHRELAERHDVSLIDYEVLVCLSSTQEGRMRMTELASMLGSTKSRLSHQVGRMEVAGYLRRVKDPDDRRGVTAELTEAGAELLRTAAPTHVAGVRAHLIDLMTTEEQLTMGRAFSRVLQHLTDLED is encoded by the coding sequence ATGACCGAGGTTTCCGACGATGTGCGCTGGCTCTCCGATACGGAGATGGTCGCTTGGCGGTCATATATCGTGTCGACCTTCATGCTGCGACAGCGTCTGCATCGCGAACTCGCCGAACGGCATGACGTCTCCTTGATCGACTACGAAGTACTCGTATGTCTTTCGTCGACACAAGAGGGGCGCATGCGGATGACCGAGCTCGCCAGCATGCTCGGCTCCACGAAGAGCAGGCTGTCGCACCAGGTCGGCCGGATGGAGGTCGCCGGCTACCTCAGGAGGGTCAAGGATCCGGACGACCGAAGGGGCGTGACGGCCGAGCTGACCGAAGCGGGTGCCGAGTTGTTGCGTACGGCCGCGCCGACGCACGTCGCGGGCGTGAGGGCGCACCTGATCGACCTGATGACCACCGAGGAGCAGTTGACGATGGGCAGGGCGTTCAGCAGAGTGCTCCAGCACCTGACGGACCTCGAAGACTGA